A genomic window from Lotus japonicus ecotype B-129 chromosome 1, LjGifu_v1.2 includes:
- the LOC130730075 gene encoding protein MIZU-KUSSEI 1-like, translating to MSRVMARSSQDMSKRHYHWSSKVGTEDGEVPTSESLSTQVKKKDEDKVASVVPAATSTAQATRRKLQAVAISKLRSALTVFGKNRLNLNTALGLGSRVVGTLFGYRRGGHVHFAFQKHPTSQPAFLIELATPMSGLVRDMASSGLVRIALECDKEKEAAEKKSKALRLLEEPLWRTFCNGKKCGFAATRECGPREWDILKAVEPISMGAGVLPGNNNNNNNEEVGEVMYMRAKFERIVGSRDSEAFYMMNPDTNGAPELSIYLLRV from the coding sequence ATGAGTAGGGTCATGGCAAGAAGCTCTCAGGACATGTCTAAGAGGCACTATCACTGGTCAAGCAAGGTTGGAACTGAAGATGGTGAAGTGCCCACATCAGAATCACTCTCTACACAGGTGAAGAAAAAAGATGAAGACAAGGTTGCTTCAGTAGTTCCTGCAGCAACGTCCACTGCACAAGCAACAAGGAGGAAGCTGCAGGCAGTGGCAATCTCCAAGCTTCGCTCTGCTCTCACCGTGTTTGGCAAGAACCGCTTGAACTTGAACACTGCTCTTGGCCTTGGTTCTCGGGTAGTTGGCACCCTCTTCGGATACAGACGCGGCGGGCATGTGCATTTCGCGTTTCAAAAGCACCCGACTTCGCAACCAGCTTTTCTGATCGAGCTTGCAACCCCGATGAGTGGTTTGGTTCGTGACATGGCGTCGTCTGGGTTGGTTAGAATTGCTCTAGAATGTGACAAGGAGAAAGAAGCTGCAGAGAAGAAATCCAAAGCTCTGAGGTTGCTGGAAGAGCCTCTGTGGAGGACATTCTGCAATGGCAAGAAGTGTGGTTTTGCTGCCACAAGAGAATGTGGGCCTAGGGAGTGGGATATCCTCAAAGCGGTGGAGCCAATTTCAATGGGTGCGGGTGTTCTACCaggaaataataataataataataatgaggaAGTGGGTGAAGTCATGTATATGAGGGCTAAATTTGAGAGAATTGTTGGGTCAAGAGATTCTGAAGCTTTCTACATGATGAATCCTGATACCAATGGTGCTCCTGAGCTCAGCATTTATTTGCTTAGGGTCTAG
- the LOC130730150 gene encoding protein Dr1 homolog isoform X1 translates to MEPMDIVAKAKEDASLPKATMTKIIKEMLPPDVRVARDAQDLLIECCVEFINLVSSESNEVCGREERRTIAPEHVLKALGVLGFGDYIEEVYAAYEQHKLETMQDTLKGAKWSNRAEMTEEEALAEQQRMFAEARARMNGGTITSKEPDADQS, encoded by the exons ATGGAGCCCATGGATATCGTTGCCAAAGCCAAGGAAGACGCTTCGCTCCCTAAAG CAACAATGACGAAAATTATTAAGGAGATGCTGCCCCCGGATGTTCGTGTCGCCAGAGATGCCCAGGATTTATTGATCGAGTGTTGTGTAG AGTTTATAAACCTCGTCTCGTCAGAATCCAATGAAGTCTGTGGCAGAGAGGAGAGAAGGACAATTGCGCCTGAGCACGTATTGAAGGCTTTAGGG GTTCTTGGATTTGGTGATTACATTGAGGAAGTCTATGCAGCATATGAACAGCACAAGTTGGAGACAATG CAGGACACTCTTAAAGGTGCCAAGTGGAGCAACAGAGCTGAGATGACCGAGGAAGAAGCGTTAGCTGAGCAGCAAAGGATGTTTGCAGAAGCACGTGCTAGGATGAATGGAGGGACCATTACTTCCAAGGAGCCAGATGCTGACCAAAGTTAA
- the LOC130730150 gene encoding protein Dr1 homolog isoform X2, giving the protein MEPMDIVAKAKEDASLPKATMTKIIKEMLPPDVRVARDAQDLLIECCVEFINLVSSESNEVCGREERRTIAPEHVLKALGVLGFGDYIEEVYAAYEQHKLETMDTLKGAKWSNRAEMTEEEALAEQQRMFAEARARMNGGTITSKEPDADQS; this is encoded by the exons ATGGAGCCCATGGATATCGTTGCCAAAGCCAAGGAAGACGCTTCGCTCCCTAAAG CAACAATGACGAAAATTATTAAGGAGATGCTGCCCCCGGATGTTCGTGTCGCCAGAGATGCCCAGGATTTATTGATCGAGTGTTGTGTAG AGTTTATAAACCTCGTCTCGTCAGAATCCAATGAAGTCTGTGGCAGAGAGGAGAGAAGGACAATTGCGCCTGAGCACGTATTGAAGGCTTTAGGG GTTCTTGGATTTGGTGATTACATTGAGGAAGTCTATGCAGCATATGAACAGCACAAGTTGGAGACAATG GACACTCTTAAAGGTGCCAAGTGGAGCAACAGAGCTGAGATGACCGAGGAAGAAGCGTTAGCTGAGCAGCAAAGGATGTTTGCAGAAGCACGTGCTAGGATGAATGGAGGGACCATTACTTCCAAGGAGCCAGATGCTGACCAAAGTTAA